In Flavobacterium sp. CS20, a single window of DNA contains:
- the mreC gene encoding rod shape-determining protein MreC, whose amino-acid sequence MQEIIKFFIRNKVGILFVVLFVISIQLTIQSHTYHKSKWISSTNIFSAFLLDVRYNFTKYFELDIENEKLQLENIYLKQRLYNIKLAENDTVFLDSLYIFKPCQVISNSYSKVDNYVLINKGLSDGVDVNYAVSLPNGILGIVEKSTKNYSRVISILNTNLSINAKLKGSNHFGSLQWDGLSPNTIYLQDLPRSASFIVGDTIVTGSNSLIFPENIPIGLIKDYELNENIGYYNIEVNLFEDMTNINHAYVIIPKKIKEAKRLLDTNDE is encoded by the coding sequence ATGCAAGAGATTATAAAGTTCTTTATCCGAAACAAAGTAGGAATTTTATTTGTTGTGCTGTTTGTCATATCTATTCAGCTTACTATTCAATCTCACACTTATCACAAGTCAAAATGGATATCTTCAACTAATATATTTTCTGCTTTTTTATTAGATGTGAGATATAATTTTACTAAATATTTTGAGCTCGATATAGAAAATGAAAAACTCCAGCTCGAAAACATTTATTTGAAACAACGTTTGTATAATATCAAACTTGCTGAAAACGATACTGTTTTTTTAGATTCACTTTATATTTTTAAACCTTGTCAGGTCATTTCCAATTCATATTCTAAAGTAGATAATTATGTCCTCATCAATAAAGGTTTAAGCGATGGCGTTGATGTAAATTATGCTGTAAGTTTACCAAACGGAATTCTTGGTATTGTTGAAAAAAGCACTAAAAACTATTCAAGAGTTATTTCAATACTTAATACAAATTTATCAATCAATGCAAAATTAAAAGGTAGCAACCATTTTGGTTCACTTCAGTGGGATGGCTTAAGCCCTAATACCATTTACCTTCAAGATCTGCCGCGCTCTGCAAGTTTTATTGTTGGCGATACAATTGTAACGGGTAGCAACTCATTAATATTTCCCGAAAATATTCCAATTGGGTTAATTAAAGATTATGAGCTAAATGAAAATATTGGTTACTACAATATAGAAGTCAACCTATTTGAGGACATGACCAATATCAATCATGCCTATGTTATCATTCCTAAAAAAATAAAAGAAGCCAAACGTTTATTAGACACGAATGATGAATAG
- a CDS encoding rod shape-determining protein MreD, whose protein sequence is MNSFNIKYIIQFILLVLVQVLVLDYVLLSGYINPYIYMMFILMLPFDINRLYLLLIAFVLGITIDLFNDTGGVHAGSTLIIAYLRPVILRLSFGLSYDYNSVNLKKADFSKQIIYVVLMVLIHHFLMFSLEYFSINYALDILKNTIYSSIFSSILIIIILRLFKP, encoded by the coding sequence ATGAATAGTTTTAATATAAAATATATCATACAATTCATACTTTTAGTACTCGTTCAGGTGCTTGTTTTAGACTATGTGCTTTTGTCAGGTTATATTAATCCTTATATTTATATGATGTTTATATTGATGTTGCCCTTTGATATCAACAGATTATACCTTTTACTCATAGCATTTGTTTTAGGAATTACGATAGATTTGTTTAATGATACTGGTGGCGTTCATGCTGGCTCCACTTTGATAATAGCTTATCTTAGACCAGTTATTTTAAGATTGTCATTTGGTTTGAGCTACGATTACAATAGTGTAAATTTAAAAAAAGCAGATTTTAGTAAACAAATCATTTACGTGGTGTTGATGGTGTTAATACATCATTTTTTAATGTTTTCTTTGGAATATTTTAGCATAAACTATGCCTTGGATATTTTAAAAAATACTATATATTCAAGTATATTTAGTTCAATTTTAATTATAATAATTCTGAGATTATTTAAACCCTAA